From a region of the Deinococcus aestuarii genome:
- a CDS encoding NADH-quinone oxidoreductase subunit N, producing the protein MLQVPDVALAPMLPILIVLAGAIASTVLGFNLPRRALTIINLVMLMLSGVSMVTLWSGPGEVPLTAFGGSLQADNAALLLGLTILVGSVMTLLVSLDTAYRARVSFPEFDAMLMYAVTGTLIIAFSGDLITMLIGLEIMSLASYVLATLQDSRRAEESGLKYFLLGTVGSAILIYGIALVYGGAGSLNYAAIAAQTATLTPGNVGILIGGAVLLLAGFGFKVALAPFHQWTPDVYTGAPTSVSLFLSTVVKVAAFAGMLRVFSGALAAAPGWASTLQILIAATLIIGNAAALFQPNFKRMLAYSAVAHTGFLAMALLGTAEVGGAALGYYLLIYTLMTAAALAVVAALQRTEEGMTINDLRGLYYRHPAYAAALAVCLASLAGLPPFAGFFGKYLVFQAAFQNGYVWLSVLAALASVAALVYYLRPAMLMFMPDRTPAREYPHGERTPTTLTVALGVVGVTVLGILPNLWYGWVAVPGVWGALAGR; encoded by the coding sequence ATGCTGCAAGTTCCCGACGTAGCCCTCGCGCCGATGCTGCCCATCCTGATCGTGCTGGCCGGGGCCATCGCGAGCACGGTGCTGGGCTTCAACCTCCCGCGCCGGGCACTGACGATCATCAACCTCGTGATGCTCATGCTCAGCGGCGTGAGCATGGTGACCCTCTGGAGCGGCCCCGGCGAGGTGCCCCTCACGGCCTTCGGCGGCTCCCTCCAGGCCGACAACGCCGCCCTGCTGCTGGGCCTGACCATCCTGGTCGGCAGCGTGATGACCCTGCTCGTCAGCCTGGACACCGCCTACCGCGCCCGGGTGAGCTTTCCCGAGTTCGACGCGATGCTGATGTACGCGGTGACGGGCACCCTGATCATCGCCTTTTCCGGCGACCTGATCACCATGCTGATCGGGCTGGAGATCATGAGTCTGGCGAGCTACGTCCTCGCCACGCTGCAAGACTCGCGGCGGGCGGAGGAGTCGGGGCTGAAATACTTCCTGCTGGGCACGGTGGGCAGCGCCATCCTGATCTACGGGATCGCCCTGGTGTACGGCGGGGCGGGCAGCCTGAACTACGCGGCCATCGCGGCGCAGACGGCCACGCTCACGCCGGGCAACGTCGGCATCCTGATCGGCGGGGCGGTGCTGCTGCTGGCGGGCTTCGGCTTCAAGGTCGCGCTCGCGCCCTTCCACCAGTGGACGCCCGACGTGTATACGGGGGCGCCCACCAGCGTGAGCCTCTTCCTGAGCACGGTCGTCAAGGTGGCGGCCTTCGCGGGGATGCTGCGGGTCTTCAGCGGGGCCCTGGCCGCCGCGCCGGGCTGGGCGTCCACCCTCCAGATTCTGATCGCCGCCACGCTGATCATCGGGAACGCCGCCGCGCTCTTCCAACCGAATTTCAAGCGGATGCTCGCGTACTCGGCGGTGGCTCACACCGGCTTCCTGGCGATGGCGCTGCTCGGCACCGCCGAGGTGGGGGGCGCGGCGCTCGGGTACTACCTCCTGATCTACACCCTGATGACCGCCGCCGCCCTCGCCGTCGTGGCCGCCCTGCAACGGACGGAGGAGGGCATGACGATCAATGACCTGCGCGGGCTGTACTACCGCCACCCGGCCTACGCCGCCGCCCTCGCCGTGTGCCTCGCCTCGCTGGCGGGATTGCCGCCCTTCGCGGGCTTCTTCGGCAAGTACCTCGTCTTCCAGGCGGCCTTCCAGAACGGGTACGTGTGGCTCTCCGTTCTCGCCGCCCTCGCCAGCGTCGCCGCCCTGGTGTACTACCTGCGCCCCGCGATGCTGATGTTCATGCCCGACCGCACCCCCGCCCGCGAGTACCCCCACGGCGAGCGCACGCCGACCACCCTCACCGTCGCGCTCGGCGTGGTCGGCGTGACCGTGCTCGGCATCCTGCCCAACCTGTGGTACGGGTGGGTGGCGGTGCCCGGCGTGTGGGGGGCGCTGGCGGGGAGGTAG
- a CDS encoding sensor domain-containing diguanylate cyclase, with translation MPTSPERSLARYTVPAAAVLGLSLALLMPTNERLWDAVNRALPTSPDPRVVVVGIDDASLRDYGRLSGWPPELYGEALRTLDEAGARAVGLDVLLEGVGNSGPALAETFSRPNVVLATAPGEASAVPPEWTPPTGVSALNLGPGGVVRSFQTAYVTEGGRLEPSFARQVAVAAGEPVPLDTRPQPLRAVRAESGGLPVLPFRDVVNGNVRFADLQGKVVLIGLTASGLVGPGLSDVSGRAVPGVLLQARAVSSLLGPPFRWLPLWLTALLCVAAAVGAVLARGLWGFGLALVTLGLAVPLWLVNVLFPGVTVSVAAILGTALVALERWWNLRNLGTRDPLTGLGNRLAFTRAVEHRWPGREGRPLGLLLVDLSGFRKVNEVYGRLAGDEVLRDLAGRIGSHRRRGDVIFRWGPDEFAVLLDNADKHDLALISDAMRGALDTLTYRDVPLSVSFGAATTDSEVRSPEELIEAASRNRYRMKFRREGRE, from the coding sequence ATGCCGACCTCTCCTGAGCGCTCGCTGGCGCGCTACACGGTGCCCGCCGCCGCCGTGCTGGGCCTGAGCCTCGCGCTGCTGATGCCCACGAACGAGCGGCTGTGGGACGCCGTGAACCGGGCGCTGCCCACGTCCCCCGACCCCCGGGTGGTCGTGGTCGGCATCGACGACGCTTCTCTACGCGACTACGGGCGGCTTTCGGGCTGGCCCCCCGAGCTGTACGGCGAGGCGCTGCGGACCCTCGACGAGGCGGGCGCGCGGGCGGTCGGCCTCGACGTGCTGCTGGAGGGCGTGGGCAATTCGGGCCCGGCGCTCGCCGAGACCTTCTCGCGGCCCAATGTGGTGCTCGCCACCGCACCCGGGGAGGCGAGCGCGGTGCCCCCCGAGTGGACCCCCCCCACCGGCGTGAGCGCCCTGAACCTCGGGCCGGGCGGGGTGGTGCGCTCCTTCCAGACCGCCTACGTCACGGAGGGCGGCCGCCTGGAGCCGAGCTTCGCGCGGCAGGTGGCGGTGGCGGCGGGCGAGCCCGTGCCCCTCGACACGCGGCCCCAGCCCCTGCGCGCCGTGCGGGCCGAGTCCGGCGGGCTGCCGGTCCTTCCCTTCCGCGACGTGGTGAACGGCAACGTGCGTTTCGCGGACCTGCAAGGCAAGGTGGTCCTCATCGGCCTGACCGCCTCCGGTCTCGTCGGCCCGGGGCTGAGCGACGTGAGCGGCAGGGCGGTGCCCGGCGTGCTGCTCCAGGCGCGGGCGGTGTCGAGCCTGCTGGGGCCTCCCTTCCGCTGGCTGCCACTCTGGCTGACCGCCCTGCTGTGCGTGGCCGCCGCCGTGGGCGCGGTGCTCGCGCGCGGGCTGTGGGGCTTCGGCCTCGCGCTCGTCACGCTGGGACTGGCGGTGCCGCTGTGGCTCGTGAACGTGCTCTTTCCCGGCGTCACCGTATCGGTCGCCGCCATCCTGGGCACGGCCCTCGTCGCGCTGGAACGCTGGTGGAACCTGCGCAACCTCGGCACCCGCGACCCCCTCACCGGGCTGGGCAACCGTCTGGCCTTTACCCGCGCCGTCGAGCACCGCTGGCCGGGCCGCGAGGGCAGGCCGCTGGGGCTCCTGCTGGTGGACCTCAGCGGTTTTCGCAAGGTGAACGAGGTCTACGGGCGCCTCGCCGGGGACGAGGTACTGCGCGACCTCGCGGGCCGCATCGGCTCGCACAGACGCCGGGGCGACGTGATTTTCCGCTGGGGCCCCGACGAGTTCGCCGTCCTCCTCGACAACGCCGACAAACACGACCTCGCCCTCATCAGCGACGCCATGCGCGGGGCGCTGGACACCCTCACCTACCGCGACGTGCCCCTGAGCGTGAGTTTCGGCGCCGCCACCACCGACTCCGAGGTCCGAAGCCCCGAAGAACTCATCGAGGCCGCCAGCCGCAACCGCTACCGGATGAAGTTCAGGCGGGAGGGGCGGGAGTAG
- a CDS encoding FecR domain-containing protein, translating to MRRTAAWTGLWALFAQGVLTAGLAQTAPAAGAPLRVQYLSGRAEVLGPGNVWRAASGTPAVPFGLRVGTGRARVTGSGGQVTGSVLLASASRLGVIGQEANLQEGNFVLDGPVAVHVRGSHVVMDRPGRARVDLRGNITRRVAVTAGSARVALSRRTVTVNAGQQLDLASGAVTPFREDDPWYAAQFTGTGDATVQATRGTVRVVRGAENRPAGRGETLDPGERLATGEGSWAEVGFTASGGYLRLQSHSELSAIGAEGTGPGREVTLQLTRGSAWNVVPGAPSDPGRPQLRTPVVSTAARGTEFRVDAGGRVRVLEGDAAPSGGTAPGGTGGITPASRLLTLQVDPPTGPLRDLTLTARSLPDARVTATVAGRRVGLTRQGDRFRLGGLTPPLPEGTYTVRVSAERAGEAATRWQTVVIDRTAPALGGVRAVRSGNVLTLTGTARDAGAGRLTLTARVGGSTFTRQVSGDFRLLLPAPAPGTPLRVSVRDEAGNESHADLS from the coding sequence GTGAGACGAACCGCCGCCTGGACGGGCCTGTGGGCCCTCTTCGCCCAGGGCGTCCTGACCGCGGGCCTGGCCCAGACCGCCCCGGCGGCGGGGGCGCCCCTGCGGGTGCAGTACCTCTCGGGCCGCGCCGAGGTGCTCGGGCCGGGGAACGTGTGGCGGGCGGCGAGCGGGACCCCCGCCGTGCCGTTCGGGCTGCGGGTGGGCACGGGCCGCGCGCGGGTCACGGGCTCCGGGGGGCAGGTCACGGGCAGCGTCTTGCTGGCGAGCGCCTCGCGGCTGGGCGTGATCGGGCAGGAGGCCAATCTCCAGGAGGGGAACTTCGTGCTCGACGGCCCGGTCGCCGTCCACGTGCGGGGCAGCCACGTCGTGATGGACCGCCCCGGGCGGGCGCGGGTGGACCTGCGCGGGAACATCACCCGCCGGGTCGCCGTCACCGCGGGGAGCGCGCGGGTGGCCCTGAGCCGCCGCACCGTCACCGTGAACGCCGGGCAACAGCTCGACCTCGCCTCGGGAGCCGTGACCCCCTTCCGCGAGGACGACCCGTGGTACGCCGCCCAGTTCACCGGGACGGGCGACGCCACCGTGCAGGCGACCCGGGGCACCGTGCGGGTGGTGCGCGGCGCCGAGAACCGCCCGGCCGGGCGCGGCGAGACCCTCGACCCCGGCGAGCGCCTCGCCACCGGGGAGGGCTCGTGGGCGGAGGTGGGCTTCACGGCGAGCGGCGGCTACCTGCGCCTCCAGTCCCACAGCGAGCTGAGCGCCATCGGGGCGGAGGGGACGGGGCCGGGCCGCGAGGTCACCCTGCAACTCACGCGCGGCAGCGCCTGGAACGTGGTGCCGGGTGCCCCGAGCGATCCCGGCCGTCCCCAACTGCGCACCCCGGTCGTGAGCACCGCCGCCCGGGGCACGGAGTTCCGGGTGGACGCGGGCGGGCGGGTCCGGGTGCTGGAGGGGGACGCGGCGCCCAGCGGAGGAACCGCGCCGGGCGGCACGGGGGGGATCACGCCCGCCTCCCGCCTCCTGACCCTGCAAGTCGACCCGCCCACCGGACCCCTGCGGGACCTGACGCTCACCGCGCGCAGCCTGCCCGACGCCCGGGTGACAGCGACCGTCGCGGGACGGCGGGTCGGCCTCACCCGGCAGGGCGACCGCTTCCGGCTGGGAGGGCTCACCCCGCCCCTGCCGGAGGGCACCTACACCGTGCGGGTGAGCGCCGAGCGGGCGGGCGAGGCGGCGACCCGCTGGCAGACGGTCGTGATCGACCGCACGGCCCCCGCGCTCGGCGGGGTGCGCGCCGTGCGGTCGGGCAACGTGCTGACCCTGACGGGGACGGCGCGGGACGCGGGTGCGGGGCGGCTGACCCTCACGGCGCGGGTGGGGGGGTCGACCTTCACCCGGCAGGTCTCCGGGGACTTCCGGCTGCTGCTGCCCGCCCCGGCGCCCGGGACGCCCCTGCGCGTGAGCGTGCGGGACGAGGCGGGAAACGAGAGCCATGCCGACCTCTCCTGA
- a CDS encoding erythromycin esterase family protein has protein sequence MTRTRSDLAPALRAVSHPLTGASDDDDGLLESIGDARFVLIGEASHGTHEFYRERARLTRRLIEERGFTAVAVEADWPDAYRVNRFVRGQGEDGSAPEALGDFQRFPRWMWRNEDVGHFVDWLRGHNERHPGAEAGFYGLDLYSLHRSTREVVAYLEAVDPEAAGRARKRYSCFDHFGENPQAYGYATEYGRREPCEDAAVAQLLELQHREAELAHGPLGGDEHFFAEQNARLAKNAENYYRAMFRGRDESWNIRDTHMAETLEALVEHGEGQGRPQKIVVWAHNSHLGDARASEMGWRRGELNLGQLTRERWPDDTYIIGLSTHHGTVTASDDWDEPARTKRVRPGLEGSLEALCHEVGEAGFWLDLRAGNAATDALREERLQRFIGVIYRPETERWSHYVQTRPADMYDALLYFDETSAVVPLDADAGDAGDEVPDTYPVGE, from the coding sequence ATGACCCGCACCCGATCCGATCTCGCCCCGGCCCTCCGAGCAGTGAGCCACCCCCTGACCGGCGCCTCCGACGATGACGACGGCCTGCTGGAGAGCATCGGCGACGCGCGCTTCGTATTGATCGGCGAGGCGTCGCACGGCACCCACGAGTTCTACCGGGAGCGGGCGCGGCTGACCCGGCGCCTGATCGAGGAGCGCGGCTTCACGGCGGTCGCGGTGGAGGCCGACTGGCCCGACGCCTACCGGGTGAACCGCTTCGTGCGCGGGCAGGGCGAGGACGGCAGCGCGCCCGAAGCCCTGGGCGACTTCCAGCGGTTTCCCAGGTGGATGTGGCGCAACGAGGACGTGGGGCACTTCGTGGACTGGCTGCGGGGGCACAACGAGCGGCATCCGGGGGCGGAGGCGGGCTTCTACGGCCTCGACCTCTACAGCCTGCACCGCTCCACGCGGGAGGTCGTCGCCTACCTGGAGGCGGTGGACCCCGAGGCGGCGGGGCGGGCCAGGAAACGCTACTCGTGCTTCGACCATTTTGGCGAGAACCCGCAGGCATACGGCTACGCCACCGAGTACGGGCGCCGGGAGCCCTGCGAGGACGCCGCCGTCGCGCAACTCCTCGAACTCCAGCACCGCGAGGCCGAACTCGCGCACGGGCCGCTGGGCGGCGACGAGCACTTCTTTGCTGAGCAGAACGCGCGGCTGGCGAAAAACGCCGAGAACTACTACCGCGCCATGTTCCGGGGCCGCGACGAGTCGTGGAACATCCGCGACACTCACATGGCCGAGACGCTGGAGGCGCTGGTCGAACACGGCGAGGGGCAGGGCCGACCGCAAAAGATCGTCGTCTGGGCGCACAACTCGCACCTCGGGGACGCCCGCGCGAGCGAGATGGGCTGGCGGCGGGGTGAACTCAACCTCGGGCAACTCACCCGCGAGCGCTGGCCGGACGACACGTACATCATCGGCCTGAGCACCCACCACGGCACGGTGACCGCCTCCGACGACTGGGACGAACCTGCCCGGACGAAGCGTGTGCGCCCCGGCCTGGAAGGCAGCCTGGAAGCCCTCTGCCACGAGGTCGGCGAGGCGGGCTTCTGGCTCGACCTGCGGGCAGGGAACGCCGCGACCGACGCCCTGCGCGAGGAGCGGCTGCAACGCTTTATCGGCGTGATCTACCGCCCCGAGACCGAGCGCTGGAGCCACTACGTCCAGACCCGCCCCGCCGACATGTACGACGCGCTGCTCTACTTCGACGAGACGAGTGCGGTGGTGCCGCTGGACGCGGACGCCGGGGACGCGGGGGACGAGGTGCCCGACACGTATCCGGTGGGGGAGTGA
- the abc-f gene encoding ribosomal protection-like ABC-F family protein: protein MLVAAVDATKEYGPLTVLSGVNFAVQPGDRVGLVGRNGAGKSTLLRLLTGETPPDGGTVRRAPGVRVRALRQDPTFPPGATVEGVLEAAFHDLDALEAELERAAGAMADGTPESVLRHEELLEHYARRGGFERRSRREAVTLAFGFRGREAEPVGGLSGGERTRLGLAALLVENPDVLLLDEPTNHLDIVMVEWLEGFLARYPGAVLVISHDRAFLDAVTRETAYLRGGGLKVYPGNYSTFRETLAADLERQAAQAAQDAKQIASLQASADRMKIWGLGMSKLARRAKAMQARVDRMQSRAISAPPPGERTTRITFHAPESGDVVLDARHVTRRVGGRTLFSDVNVQLRRGDRVAIIGRNGAGKTTLLRALLGLDKSDDPRARVMTGARVSVGYYDQALRGVDPSQTLYDVAREYVQKDPEAHDLLGTFMFPYDQHDKPASILSGGERARLALLKLAQEDHNLLVLDEPTNHLDMEMVEALEDALDTYTGTLVMVSHDRAFIEGLADRIWLIEDGQFYEYPGWADYKARHRPAQVAEVKPEPKPVPAAPRGKGLWHLKREVEAIEAEIARLEAELMDAQAALASATPEADFAVLGQTAHDLEVQLEARMEVWGEKQAEVEARGG, encoded by the coding sequence GTGCTCGTCGCCGCCGTGGACGCCACCAAGGAATATGGCCCCCTGACCGTGTTGTCGGGGGTGAATTTCGCCGTCCAGCCCGGCGACCGGGTGGGTCTGGTGGGCCGCAACGGGGCCGGGAAGAGCACCCTGCTGAGGCTGCTGACGGGCGAGACCCCCCCCGACGGGGGTACCGTCCGCCGGGCCCCCGGCGTGCGCGTGCGGGCGCTGCGCCAGGACCCCACCTTCCCGCCGGGCGCGACCGTGGAGGGGGTGCTGGAGGCCGCCTTCCACGACCTCGACGCGCTGGAGGCCGAGCTGGAGCGGGCCGCCGGGGCGATGGCGGACGGCACCCCGGAGAGCGTCCTGCGCCACGAGGAACTGCTCGAACATTACGCCCGCCGCGGGGGCTTCGAGCGCCGCAGCCGCCGCGAGGCCGTGACCCTCGCCTTCGGTTTCCGGGGGCGGGAGGCGGAACCCGTGGGCGGCCTCTCCGGAGGGGAACGCACCCGCCTCGGCCTCGCCGCCCTCCTCGTCGAGAACCCCGACGTGCTGCTGCTGGACGAGCCGACGAACCACCTCGACATCGTGATGGTGGAGTGGCTGGAGGGGTTCCTCGCCCGTTACCCCGGTGCCGTCCTCGTCATCAGCCACGACCGCGCCTTTCTCGACGCGGTGACGCGGGAGACGGCGTATCTGCGGGGCGGGGGGCTGAAGGTCTACCCCGGGAATTACTCCACCTTCCGCGAGACGCTCGCCGCCGACCTGGAGCGGCAGGCGGCGCAGGCGGCGCAGGACGCCAAACAGATCGCCTCCCTCCAGGCGAGCGCCGACCGCATGAAAATTTGGGGCCTGGGGATGAGCAAGCTCGCCCGCCGCGCCAAGGCGATGCAGGCGCGGGTGGACCGGATGCAGTCTCGCGCCATTTCGGCCCCGCCGCCGGGGGAGCGCACCACCCGCATCACCTTCCACGCGCCCGAGAGCGGCGACGTGGTGCTCGACGCCCGGCACGTCACCCGCCGCGTGGGAGGCCGGACGCTCTTTTCGGATGTGAACGTCCAACTGCGCCGGGGCGACCGCGTGGCGATCATCGGGCGCAACGGGGCGGGGAAGACCACCCTGCTGCGTGCCCTGCTCGGCCTCGACAAGTCCGACGACCCCCGCGCCCGGGTGATGACGGGTGCCCGCGTCTCCGTCGGCTACTACGACCAGGCGCTGCGCGGCGTGGACCCCTCGCAGACCCTCTACGACGTGGCGCGCGAGTACGTCCAGAAGGACCCCGAGGCACACGACCTCCTCGGCACCTTCATGTTTCCCTACGACCAGCACGACAAACCCGCGAGCATCCTCTCGGGCGGCGAGCGGGCGCGGCTGGCCCTCCTCAAGCTCGCCCAGGAGGACCACAACCTCCTCGTGCTGGACGAGCCGACCAACCACCTCGACATGGAGATGGTGGAGGCCCTGGAGGACGCGCTGGACACCTACACGGGCACGCTGGTGATGGTCAGCCACGACCGCGCCTTCATCGAGGGGCTGGCCGACCGCATCTGGCTGATTGAGGACGGGCAGTTTTACGAGTACCCCGGCTGGGCCGACTACAAGGCCAGACACCGCCCGGCGCAGGTGGCGGAGGTCAAGCCCGAGCCCAAACCCGTCCCCGCCGCCCCGAGGGGCAAGGGCCTGTGGCACCTCAAGCGGGAAGTGGAGGCCATCGAGGCGGAGATCGCCCGGCTGGAGGCCGAATTGATGGATGCCCAGGCCGCCCTCGCTTCTGCCACTCCCGAAGCCGACTTCGCCGTGTTGGGGCAGACCGCACACGATCTGGAGGTTCAGTTGGAGGCCCGGATGGAAGTCTGGGGCGAGAAGCAGGCGGAGGTGGAGGCGCGGGGGGGGTAA